CAAACAATGGAAACGGGCGGTAATCAACGTAGTGCTTAATGCGCTCGAAGCAACGCCCCGGGGAGGACGCGTACGGCTGTTCTCCCGCCTAACGGACAAAACGTGTGAAATCGAAGTGCGCGACGACGGTCCGGGCATGTCGCCCGAGATCGCGGAACGCGCCTTTGACCCCTATTTCACGACGAAGCACACGGGCACTGGCCTGGGATTGTCGATCACCCGGGGCATTGTCGAGGAACACGGCGGCGCCATCCAGCTTTCTTCGGGGGAACAGGCCGGGTGCCAGGTCCTTATAACCTTGCCATTACGGAATTTGCAGCCATGAACACACCGCGTATTCTGATAGCCGAAGACGATACGGTTCAACGCGAGATACTCCACGACATCCTGCGCGATGCTGGTTATGATGCGGACGCTTTCGGTCTGGCTCGCGAGGCGTTCGCGGCCCTCGAGAAGAACACCTACGACCTCCTGCTCACGGACCTGCGCATGCCCGAGATGGACGGACTCGACCTTCTCCGCGAGGCGCTGCGCATTCGCCCTGAGCTGTCCGTAGTGGTCATGACCGCCTACGCGACGGTGAAAACGGCCGTGACCGCCATGAAGGAAGGGGCCTGCGACTACCTGGCCAAACCGTTTGACAAAGAAGAGCTTCTCGTCGTGATAGACAAGGCCCTGCAACACTATGAGTTGCGCCGTGAAAACAGACAGTTGCGCGCGTTGGTCAGCGACGCCACCGCCCTTGGAAACATTGTCGGGCAGAGCCCCGCCATGCAAAAGGTGTTCGACATGGTCCGGCGCGCAACCGCCGTGTCAAGCACGGTCCTGATCCAGGGCGAATCGGGCACGGGCAAGGAAATGGTTGCGCGGCACATCCATTTTGCCGGTCCACGAAAGAACAAACCCTTCATAGTGGTCAACTGCGCCGCGATACCCGACACCCTGGTGGAAAGCGAGCTGTTTGGCCACGAGAAGGGAGCGTTTACCGGCGCGGAAACAAGCCGCCAGGGGAAATTCGAGTTTGCCAACGGCGGTACCCTGTTTTTGGATGAAATTGGCGATATGCAGCTCGAAAGCCAGGCTAAACTTCTCCGCGTTCTGCAAGACGGCGTCGTCGAGCGGGTCGGCTCGTCGCAATCCCGCCAGGTGGACGTGCGGGTCATCGCCGCCAGCAACCGCGAACTGAAAGCCGTTGTGGACGAGGGCCGCTTTCGACAAGACCTCTATTTCCGGCTGGAGGTACTGCCCATTCGGATCCCGCCCCTGCGCGAGCGCATCGAGGACCTGACCCTTCTCGTCAGTCATTTCCGCGACAAGTTGGCCAAGCGCCTGGAGCACCCTGTACCCACCCTCAACGCCAGCGCCCTGGACGCCATGAGACGCTACCGCTGGCCCGGCAAC
This genomic window from Candidatus Hydrogenedentota bacterium contains:
- a CDS encoding sigma-54 dependent transcriptional regulator, which produces MNTPRILIAEDDTVQREILHDILRDAGYDADAFGLAREAFAALEKNTYDLLLTDLRMPEMDGLDLLREALRIRPELSVVVMTAYATVKTAVTAMKEGACDYLAKPFDKEELLVVIDKALQHYELRRENRQLRALVSDATALGNIVGQSPAMQKVFDMVRRATAVSSTVLIQGESGTGKEMVARHIHFAGPRKNKPFIVVNCAAIPDTLVESELFGHEKGAFTGAETSRQGKFEFANGGTLFLDEIGDMQLESQAKLLRVLQDGVVERVGSSQSRQVDVRVIAASNRELKAVVDEGRFRQDLYFRLEVLPIRIPPLRERIEDLTLLVSHFRDKLAKRLEHPVPTLNASALDAMRRYRWPGNVRELENTLEQVFILCDKSVAGLEELPEKFKSREPQAGDVNLPAGGLVLEDLEQDLIRQALARSGGRIKEAAELLGLTYKTLQYRLKKHDIDKHEAAGR